The following is a genomic window from Paenibacillus thiaminolyticus.
CGGGAGAAAATAATTTATGCCCCTTACCGAATTCCTTGTTTCTTTCTTACAATTGGTTTTCTTACCAATGCCATAATTCCTGCTGTAACATAGAACATGGCAGGAATGAATCCGAATACCGAAATAATACAAACGCCCACCGATACAATAATAAGCGTCCATCCTGCGAGCTTCGGGCTGCCGTTACCTTTCAACCAAATCATCGTAATCATACCTAACACACAGCCGATAATCCCGGGTAGAACCCACTTGCAGTGAAATAACAATGCAAATATGAATGAATATTTTTAAATTCATTCACTCCCGAAGAAAAAAAAGACTGCCTGAATTCATCCTATTTTTGGCAGTCCGTTAACCCTTTCATGATAAACTCCGCCAAATACTGTATCACTTGTGGAAAATGGCGAACCCCAATCTCTTCCTTATGTGAATCGATATACGCTAACGAGTCAAAGAATGCGGGCAAAAGTTCATCATCAATATCCTCTCTTATTTTTCCTTCCGCTTTCCATTTTTTAAATAAGTCATTATATAGACTGCGAATGGAATCATCATTTCCTTTGACCTCTTCATAGTAGTGTTCCAGTTCCCGGAAGAGATCCCGGTTATACCATTCCTTCAGTATGATATTCGAGTTCATAGCACTGATGTTCTGCTCCACTAATGTGCTCACAAGTGTTACGGGATCTTGATTCATGTCTAGGGATTCAACAATCCGCTTTTTCAATATCTCATTTTCTTTCATATAGATTTCAAAGAACAATTTCTCTTTCGAGGAATAGTAGTTATAAAAAGTCCCCACTGCTATTCCCGCCATTTTTGCAATGTCTGCGATATTCGTATCTTTGAATCCTTTGGAGTGGAATAATTCCCAACCACAATTAAAGATAAGCTGTTTTTTATCCATCAGTTACCTAACCTCTTATGAATGAATTTTATTTTATTCGTTCACATTAAAGCACAGTTGCATTTTTTTGTCAACGCAAACAGAAGCACATTAGAATTTCTTAACGCCTTTCAAAGTAACTCTTCATTCAAGTGCCCATTATTTTTCAATATGCTCCTTACTCTTGAAATCGTGCCTTTTCGGAGAGGCAGAAAAGCCATTCTGTGAAACAAAATCCACCTCAAACAAGCAATTGCCTCGAACAGTTCCAGTTCCTCGCTTGTATATGAAGTTTCTTTTACAATCGCAGAAAGTAAATGGGTACTTAGCCTCATGCCGCCATATATCTTCATCAACACCATTGACCAGGCCATATCGTATCTGGGGTCACCAAGCTGCCCGTTGGTCCAATCGATTATGGTATGCGTCCCTTCCGCTTCCAACACATTCCCTATATGAAAATCCCCATGAATCAGGCAATCTTGCTTCATATCCGCACATTCAACGAGTTGAACAAGCAAATCTCGTAGATCAATATGTTCTTCAATCCCCGGATAAAAATAAGAAATAAAATCATGCTTGGGAAGCGCGAATTCATCTATATCTTGGAGAGGAATTCTATGTACGCGAGTTAGCATCTCTATAAGCGCTTTAAACAAACGCTGATTTGCTTTCTCGATAGGACTTCCGTCGAAGCTCGTTAATAAGACAGAATTCTCGTCTCGATCAAGCCCCCAGCCATACGGTTTAGAAACCGGCAACCCCCGATTATAAAAAGCTTCTAACAGCTTATACTGATTACGAACATCGGGCTTGGAATCGCGATTCCAGACTTTGAGCACAAACTGAAGCTCGCCTACACTGATTTTCGTTACCTCTGCTTCCAGACCGGACTTCATGGGAAAAATGCACGACTCCTCTGGCCGAAGCAGTGAATATGCCTCGCTTCGTATTTCCATCCAATCTATATCTCGAATAAGATTACTCAACGTCTCTCTTCCTTTCTAGGGGTCTTATCATCGTTATGTGATTTTATGGCTAACGATGATTTTGCTGTCGAGCAACCAAGTCATGATAATCCGATGTTACTCATAAATCTTCCCCATATACAGGATCTGAGCACACCTCTTCCATGGGTTATCGGGTTTGTTGTAATACGGCAGACCGTCAATTGACGTCAATCCCCATTCATTGGCGGCTTCCAGAAAGGCTTCTATCGATTCATTCTCCCACTCTTCTTTATGGTTAATCCTGTCCTTTCTAAGTTCATTCATAAAGTGTAGAAAAGATTTTTCATCTGTCACTTCATCTACCAGTTCGAAAAGTATCTTCTTCATCTTTTAAATTTTCAATCCTTTGCCATTTTCCTTCAGGAATTGCACATCACGTAATGGAAATGCAGATTCCTTCATGTTCTATTCATTGCCTAGTCCAAAAGCTTTTATAATCCTCCAACTCGACATCCTCATCTTTCATGCAATAGTAGCATGGAAGATTTCGTCTATGATTTGATTATTTTGATCATAAAGCATATATGGATGTAAAAACAACTTATCGCACTCTTTATGCTCCTCCCCGATATTTCTTTTTTTCGGAACCAATGAGATTTCCGTTGTTCAAGAGGTAAGTATCTCCGGATGAAATAGTGAAAAACATCAAAATAAGAGGAAGAGTCGGTCCTGATCTTACTCATTCTTCTTGGGATACAAACACTTTTGTTATTGGTGCAATCGCCTCCGCCCACTCTTTAAATGCGTCAGGAGTAATCATAATGTTAGGAGTATGTGTCTGCCAAACTGCATATCCTGCCATATTCTGTAATGCGTCTTCAGGGATTGTCTCATTCCAAATGTCTTCTCGACTTGGATCCCCTATGTAGACACCATTGACATCATACGTGTGGGTATCAGTCGCATGAAGGATGTTACCAGAAGCATCTGTAAGAAGAACTACAACAGACCCAGTAAATCCTTCCCAATGATCGGAAGTCCAGGTTTTTGTAGTAGCATCAATTTGTGCGTTACCTGAGATTGTAAATCTTGTCTCCATTGCTCTATGTTCTCCTAATACATCGTGCTTAGAACCATGAACGGGAAAAGAAAGCATGTTCAACAACCTTTCTTATGGATTTTTTCGATATTAATGTTACCAAATAAAATAATAAAATTCTGTATTATTAATCCAAATTTGACACATTTGGACCTAACCTCGCCATGATTAATCCCTTATTTTGAAAATTGTTCACAAATTTTATGTAATCTAGGAATTCATAAACAATGATATAGATGAAGGGGATAACTCATACTTATCCTGCTTCCACGAATAAGCTAGAGTTCACCCCTCGCCGAAAATAAAAGCCATTATCGTAAAAAGGAGCTGTTATTCAAATGTTCAAAAAAGTTGCAATCTTGTCGTTGGCGATCGCTAGTACGTCCGTCCTGGCCCAAGGAGCATATGCCGCGGAGAATAAGGTTCAAGCTAATGTGAATAATCAGCATCAAGCCGTGACCGCCGATAGCGGACTGGTCCTTCTAAGTGCAACGTATGAAATAAAGGAAAATGGAGTTCGATTCCGAAGCAATCCTTCCTTATCCGGGACAGTGATTGGCTTGCTTAATAAGGGCGATATGGTGAACGGAGGACGTCAAGATCCTGTATACGCAGACGGCTATAACTGGATCAATGTATATAGCTACAAACATAATGCTTGGGGTTGGGTAGCAGTCAATTATGTGACGGAGATCGGATGATTCTATTTTTTTCAATCGCAATGGGGCAGCCCCATTGCGATTGAACATTTCCCGAACAGCCGCGGCTGAATGATTTGCAGGGCCTTATCCAATATCGAGACTCACGACAAGCGTCTGAACTATGCTCCTGATTTTTTTATTAATCCGGTAGATTCTTGTCGTAATTGCATTACCCGATACCTCATATTTGCGAGTCAGATCCGCAATTGACATGTTCTGAATGTAATAATCCGTATACAGTTCATATTCGCTTGTACTCAAGTTCATTAACACTTGATCATATAATTCATCCACATCGACAGCGTTTTCGATAAGCTGATCGATTTCATTATTCCGCGATTCCAATTGGTTATTAATATCATCCGTCATGAGTACTTCATACCTATTTTTGAGATACATCGCTCGAAACGATAGATTCACGAAATTCCTGGCCGTAGTGAATAGCCATCCTTCCACATTCGGGTGATTTTTCAGCTTAGAGATTTGCTTTCTCGCTTCCAAAAAGGTATTTTGCGTACATTCATCGGCAAAGTCCATAAGCTCCAACTGCGATTTTGCCAATTTCCTGCAATATTTATAGATCGGCTTGAAATAGGTATCACATAATTCATGAAAAAAAAGCTCATCACGTTCGCATCTTTCCCTCAACACAGTGCCACAACTCCTCAACTAATTTTGTTATTTATTTATATAAAACCCAGTTAAATCTAATTATGGCTATAATAAATAATATGTATTATTAACGAGAAAGTAAAGGGAATATTTTACAGATTATATTGAGGCCATAACAGAAACAAAAAAGAGCCTCAGCATAACGCGCTGAAGCTCCGGAGAATGGCAGGAGAATCCTCCCCTTCCACCTTAATGGCTAACCTTCTTTTCACTTTTCGATGTATGATTGCGCAGATGCAAATACACCGTATGCTTCGTAATCTTGAGCGCGCTCGCTACAATCGTTACGGCGTCCCTCATATTGAATACGCCCCGCTCATATAAGAGGCCGATAATATGCTTATTCCGGTTCGCATACGAGATATCGGGAGAAGCGTCAACCCCCTCAATCGTTCGTTCAATCGTTTCCTGAATCATATCCTCGACAGATGAGGCAAAATGCTCCGTCTGCCCCCTTGATTCCAGATCCGGATGCGGCACAAAGGCTTGGAGTACCTGAGAAAACGGCTCATCCAGATTTATGTTAATGCACAGCAATCCGATAATTTTCCCAGCCTCGCCCCGGATCGCGATCGTGCTCGACTTCATCAGACGATTGTTCTTGCTCCTCGTAAAATAACTGATTGCCTGCTTCGAGTTGGACTGTTCAATCTCTTGCAGCATTTGCAGAGCCAGATTGGTGATCGGCGCTCCCAATTCCCTTCCCGTATGATGCCCGTTCGCAATCTTGATAACGGAATGCTGGTAATCTTCCAGACTATGCAGCACGATCTCGGAGGCATCCCCCAAGTAATCAGCCAAGCCTTCCACCACCGAATCATACGACTCCAATATAGAACGATCCTGTTCCGTAAATCTTGTGTTCATGGAATCAAATCCTTCCTTGGGCAACCTGTAGTTGAGCATTGCGGTCAATTAAAAAAATTTGATTATATCAACATAAGTTAATTCTATTAACGATTAGTAACATCATAACGCGAACGATGGCCACAATCAATCCCCCGCTTCGCCAATTTCCCCGATACATCGTCCAAATCGGCCACAATATTGACGGCTTCGCATAACTTGCGGCAAATTTTCAAACTCTATCAAAAGCGATATTGTATGTTCGAAACAAACTTGATATAATCAATTCTAGTTAATCGACTCAATTTTTTTTGATTAGATTAATAAATCCAAGATTAACTCAAACTTAATTGATTCCCTGAAGCAATGCATTAATTTTTAAATTTTGAAAGCGGTTACTAATTAACCTGCACACAAGGAGGAACTTCGAGTATGGACATCGCAATCGGCACCTTATTGCTTCTACTGGTATTGTCCCTGTTCTCCCTCTTCAGCTTCAAAGCGCCGAACGGCATGAAGGCGATGGGGGCATTGGCCAATGCGGCGGTTGCCAGCTTTTTGGTGGAAGCGTTCCAAAGCTATGTAGGCGGAGACTTGTTCGGCTTCGAGCTCGCGAAGGAAGTCGGGCTTGCTTCCGGCAGCATGGGCGGCGTAGCCGCTGCCGCGCTGGTCGCGCTCGCTATGGGGGTCTCCCCCGTCTATGCGCTGCTGCTTGGCGCAGCCTGTGCCGGCACCGGCTTGCTCCCTGGCTTTATCGCCGGTTACCTCGTCTCGTTCATCGTCAAGTTTATTGAGAAGAAGGTTCCGGACGGACTCGATCTCATCGTCTGCATTATCGTCGCCGCACCGCTCGTCCGCTTCGCAGCCAATATCGCGACGCCGATCGTCGACGCCACGCTGCTCAATATCGGCGGCATCATTACGACAGCAGCGAACAATAATCCGATTATTATGGGCATCGTCCTGGGCGGAGTCATTACCGTCGTCGCGACCGCGCCGCTCAGCTCCATGGCGCTTACCGCGATGCTAGGTCTGACCGGGCTGCCGATGGCGATTGGGGCCTTGTCTGTCATGGGTTCATCCTTCATGAACTTCGTGTTCTTCCACCGCATGAAGTTCGGCGACCGCAGCTCCACGATTGCCGTGGCTATCGAGCCGTTAACCCAGGCGGACGTCATCTCCGCCAACCCGATACCGGTCTATGTGACCAATTTCCTGGGCGGGGCCATGGCCGGAATCGTCGTCGCCCTGTTCAACCTGACCAACAATGCGACCGGCACCGCGACCCCGATTGCCGGACTGATGGTCATGTATGGCTTCAACGATGCCAAGACCGTGACAATCGCGGCCGTATTATGTGCGCTGTGCGGCATCGTGGCGGGCTTCATCGGCTCAATCATCTTCAAGAACTTCAAAATCCGCACCGTCGCCGAAATCCGCGGAACCGCGCCCGCGACCGGCACCGAAGCGGCTTGAGCGAGTTGATATATGTAGTCTTGTACGGGTATTCACGCAGCATCAACAATCTATGCAGAGGAGAATCGAACCATGCCGTTTCACTCCGTTTTTGACATTATCGGCCCCATTATGATCGGTCCGTCCAGTTCGCATACGGCCGGAGCCAACCGCATCGGCCGCGTGGCGCGCAAGCTGTTCGGGCGCTTACCCGAATCCGTGACGGTAACCCTGTATGGATCATTCGCCAAAACTTACCGGGGCCATGGAACCGATGTGGCCATCATAAGCGGAATTCTTGACTTCGACACGGCGGACGAGCGGATTCCGGACGCCCTCGATATCGCCGCGGAGCAAGGGCTGGACGTACAGTTCGTGCTGTCGGATGACATCGTGGAGCATCCCAATACCGCGCGTCTTACCCTGAGAGACAAGCGTGGCGCGCTGGAGGTCGTCGGGGTATCGATTGGCGGCGGCAGCATGGAAATCCGTGAAGTCATTCAATTAGACGACAACCCGTACGGCAGCCATCCAATGATGCTCGTCCTGCACGAGGACAAGCACGGCGCCGTAGCCCATGTGACGTCGCTGCTCGCCGAGCATCATATCAACATCGGATATATGGAAGTATCCCGTTCGGGCAAAGGACAGAGCGCCTTGATGGCGATCGAGCTCGACGAATCGATCGACGACGCGGTCATCCATCATATGCACAAGCTCCCTCATATTAAGGAGATATGGCAAGTGAAGACATATCAGCGCACGAACTCCGAAGGAGGCAGACCATGTTCCATAGCGTAGCCGAGCTGCTCCAGCTTGCCGAGGAGAGACAGATTAACATATCGCGTGTCATGCTGGAAAGAGAAATGAAGATTCGACAGCAATCGGAAGAAGAAATTATGCACATGATGGAGGCCAACCTGACTGTCATGGAGCAGGCGATCGAGAAAGGCCTGAAGGGGGTCGTCTCCCATTCCGGTCTGACCGGAGGAGATGCCGTCCTGCTTCAGCGCTACATTGCCGGCGGCCATTCCTTGGCCGGTCCCCTCATTCTCGATGCGGTCAGCAAGGCGGTGGCAACCAATGAAGTGAACGCGGCCATGGGCATCATCTGCGCCAACCCTACCGCTGGAGCGGCAGGCGTCGTGCCGGGGACGCTATTCGCGGTCAAGGAGAAGCTGAAGCCTACACGGAAGCAAATGGTGGAGTTCCTGTTCACGGCGGGAGCATTCGGGTTCGTCATCGCCAATAATGCCTTCATCTCGGGCGCGGCGGGAGGCTGCCAAGCCGAGGTCGGCTCCGCCACGGGAATGGCCGCGGCGGCGATTGTCGAGATGGCGGGCGGAACGCCGCGCCAGTCAGCCGAAGCGATGGCGATCGCGCTGAAAAACATGCTCGGCTTAGTATGCGATCCGGTGGCTGGCCTGGTGGAGGTTCCTTGCGTGAAGCGCAACGGAGTCGGCGCCTCCGCAGCGGTTGTAGCCGCGGATATGGCATTGGCCGGGATCAAGAGCCGAATACCGCCCGACGAGGTCATCATGGCGATGTATGAAGTCGGCCTCTCCATGCCAAGCTCCCTCCGCGAGACGGCGGAAGGAGGACTGGCCAACACCCCTGCCGGCCGCAAGCTGGAAGCGATGGTGCTTGGCGGCAGTCAATAGCGGAAAACGCCAAAGTCCCCGGGCAGTAACGACGACGCCGGGGACTTTCAACGTTTACTTTCCGAGCTTAGACGGGACACGCCCAAGGCCTAAGACAAGTGAGCGCCGTTGCCGTTCAGCGCCTTCTGAACCCGCATCACGCCCTGGGACAGCGCATGACCGCCTCCGATAGCGGCCGCGACCGCCACGGCCTCCATAATTTCCGCGTCGCCCGCTCCTTTATGTCTCGCCTCGTTCACATGGTATAACGTGCATACCTCATTGTTCGCGAACAAGCCGATCCCAAGGGCGATCAGCTGCTTCGTCTTCGCATCCAGCGCCCCGTCGGCGAAGCAAGCGCCCGTAAACGCATGATAAGCTTGCGTGACGTCCGGCAAGGTCGATTCCAGCTCGGCAATCTCATTCTTATAAGCCTGCACTTTGTTATCCATTTCGGATATGATCGCTCCTTCTCTGCCGCCCCCGATGCAGCACATCTCTTCTCAGGGGCAGTGGCCAATCTGCTTCGTTCCCTAGGATAACCAGGTCAAGCCGGCTTCATCCCTCCGGCTGGTCGGAGGGATGATTCTTCATCACTCGGGATTCCCGCTTCAGCTTCTTATACGCGTTGATGAACGATGCGGGATTATCGCGGACGAAATAAGTCTCCACCCCGCGATGCGTATGCAAATAGAGAAAGCCGATCGCATCCGATCCGCCATGCTTGCGATGGCAAGACATATCATAGATCTGCGACATGGCGATCCGCTTGTCCCGGATTCGCACCTCATGTGCGTGCAGCTCGATATGGTACGAGGTCTCCGTAATCCGTGCCTCGTTGCAATCTATGGTCCTCGTAATCTCCACGCATGCCTGTACCGCCAATACGCTCATCGCTGTACCCCCTTAATCCGTAAAAGAGCTTTCCCTTTCCGACCATTATAAAGGAAAAGCAGGGGCGTTCGCCAATTCTCCCCCATCCCTCAGGCTGTGCGCCTAGCCGAGAGCATGGCCCGAACCATCTTATCACGCGAACAGGCGAACAGGCGGCAGCGGAAGCTGTCGCCTGTTCTATCATCAACTTATTTGACGTAATAATGAAGCGGATAAGTCCGGTATTGAGCCGGAGCCATTTTCTCGGTGGTGTAGAAGCCGGCCGGCGCCTGCAGCAGATCCGGAATCCGGTTGACGACCGTCGCGCATGTCAGCTCGACCGTTGCCGGGCAGGAGATATTGACCTCAGTCATTGGCTCGCCCTTAATGACCCAATCGTTATGGTCGACTTCATCCTCGGCATACACTTTGCCGATGCATTCCGTCACGATAACCGGACCTTGATGGGTCACCGTCGTGACGACGGCGGACATGCCGGTGGCATCGCCTGCCGGGATGGTGCGGCCGAGCGTCGTGGAATGCAGATCTTGATCATGCGTCATTGGCACGAGCTGCTGATCCATTGATTTGATCGTCCACCCGAACTGCGAGCAGAGCCATTCGTTCGCATTTCTCATGAAGGACGGGAGGTCGTTGTTGCTGGCGATCTTCTCCTCGAATTCCTGCAGGGTCAATCCGGCCCCGTGCACCTCGGCAAGCGCAATGCCATACTCCTCGACGTTGTAGCTCGACTTGCCCTCGATTCTCGTAATCTGATGCGTCGCTCCGGCCAATACTGTGATTAGATTGCCCCAAAATACGTCCTGATACCCGGATCCCGCCAAGGTGCAGCCGTTGTCCTTCGCGAGCCGGTCAAGACGGCTCGTCAAAGCCGGGGAGGTTGTCCATGGATAGAAGGCTTCTTCACAGGTGCTGATCGCGTTCACCCCGTGACGGGCCGCCAGCTCGAATGCTGCGTACGTATCCGACAGCAGGCTTGTCGTCGCGATAATGCAGACTTGCGCATCACATTCCTTGAAGACTTGCTCGGCATCCGCACGGACAGGCACATTCAGCTTGAGGCCCAGGCCTGCCACCTCGCCTGCGTCCTTGCCGACGATATTCGGATTCACATCGATGGCCCCGACGATTTCCGCGCCCTTCTCATGCAGATATCTTAGAAAATATAAACCCATTTTTCCGCAGCCGTACTGAATGACTCTAATTTTCTCTTTCATGACGGACAACCTCCCAAAGATATTGTTACTTTTTTCACAATCTATTATGCCATCGTCTTGCAGGAGCTCCTCTGTCCTTATCATAAACTCTATAGTAACTATAGAGTCAACCCTGTGTTATCGGAACCTGCAGCTTCATGAACATATTCCGTTCATCGGTATGGAATACCGGCAGCTCCACCACGACTTCGCAGATATAATCGCCGGCCACTTCGCAGCCCTTTGCCTTCACATGGTCAAGCAGACGCCCGGCATATTCCCGCTCCTGAAAAAACTGCTGCAGTAAATCAGGCTGTTGGAAAACCCCTGTTTTTTTGGGAGGGGTGAGTACCTAATCGAAACTTGGCATTCAGAGCGTTATCGCCTTCCGGAGACATCATAATCTCCTTGGGTTTTAACGTGTGGAGGGAATTGCTGCTATTTTACAGGAATTTCGGCTCAATGAGTCCACATTTCAGGGAATTGCTGCACAGCTACATCATTTTAGGCCCTTTTGAGCGAAGTCGAAGAGAAACGGGTGAAATTGCTGCCGTTTTACAGGATTCCCTTTCTGGTGAAGCCGTCCCTATCGAGTTGCTGTATTTTTGCAGGATTTTGCCTACCGAATCAACGTGTCTTGAGACACCGTGCAGTTTTAGGGACTTCGCCTATCGGATAGCACGCGGGAATACGCTGCAGCACAAGCTGTCCGTCCTGCGGCGCGTTCATATACGTGTCGTAATTTTTGATGCTGACCTGGATCGCCTTATCCATCTGCTCCAGTTCCTTGCGCTTGCGATCAACAAGCGCGGCCTGCTCCCGCAGCATCGCAGGAATCGAGGCGATATCCTCGCTGTCGAACCAGGCCATAATATTGTCCAGCGACATGCCCAGATACTTCATATAATTGATTAAATCAAGTCTGGCGCACTGCTTGATCGAATAATAGCGGTAACCGGTAGTCTCATCGACGAACTCCGGCTTCAACAGTCCCAGCTTGTAATAATAGCGGAGCGTCTGCACCGAGGTATGGTTCAGCTCCGCCATGCGGCCGATCGATAGCTTGTCCATGAAGCCTCCTGCTCCTTTTATCAACCTGTGTTCATCTCATCCAGACTTATTCAGCATATGAACGGCTTGGGGACGGTTCAACTCGTGCATGCACCGTTTCTGCATTCCCGAGAGTTCAGCATACATCTCCCCGAACTCGCCCGGAGACAGAACCGAGTATACCCGGCAGCGTCCGCTCTCGCTCAGCTCCAGGAAAAAACGGGCCCGATCGGACGGATGAAGCTCCTGGAAATCTTTGCGGAAAGCTTCGGCCTCCCCATACTTCAGCGCTTGAAGCAAATGGTAAGTGTACTCCTCTTTATACCGGTATTCATTCAGACGGATCATCACATTCGCTCCTTTCCCCTTCCCGTTTATAACTGCTCCACTTCTACACTGAGCACATGATCAATTTTTTTGATGTAATAATAGATCTCGGTCAAATAATGATGCTCCGGCACAGACAGCACCAGATCCATCCGCTGCCGTCCACTGTCGAGATCTTTGAGCTTAAAGTGCCGGATCTTGAATTCGGCCTTATCTGTGGATGCCATCTCCTCCGGGGCAGGCATATGATTCTTCTGAATCCGCCGGATGAGCTCGGTCATGCGAGGATTCGATTCCACCACGACCTTCAGCGACACATCACAGCGGTTCAATCTCGCTGACCCAAGCGACTTCAAAAGAATGGGAACCAGATTGACGGCAGCAATCAGCAGCAGGACGCCGCAGATCGCCTCGGCATAAAACCCGGCCCCGATAGCGACCCCAAGGGCAGATGCCGACCAGATAAGCGCCGCGGAAGTGAGCCCGGAGATCACCTCATTGCTTCTGCGCAAAATAACACCGGCCCCAATAAAGCCGACGCCGCTAACAATCTGGGCGGCCAGCCGCATTGGATCCATATTCGGATGATCTGCGCCCCCGAATTTGCCGAAGGCTTCGATCGACACAATCGTCAGCAGACAACTGGCAATGCAAATCACCATGCTGGGCCGCATCCCCAGCTGCTTCTGCTTCATTTGCCGGTCAAGTCCGATCAACAGCCCGAACAACAGGGCCAGTGCCAGCTTCATCATCATCACTATCATTGCGATCACCTCTCGGATACAAGCTCATGTTGGAACACCAAAAAGCTCTCCCGCAAAGAGAGAGCCAGCCGTTATCCGATGACTGAAAGCAGATCAAATCAACCTGCCGCGGCACCCTGTCTGCGCATCGCGAATCCATCCGCAGGGATCAGGGGTGAAGGCTAGGCGAAGATCGGAGAGCACACCGAACAACACACTTTCTCTTTGCAGGACACACACGAAATAAAAACGCCATTGCTCCGACTCGGACTGCCATCCATATCTGCTCTCCCCTTTCCATACAAAATAAAAACCCTCTGAACATGCCAGAGGGTTAGAACGCGCACAAAGAGGCCTGCTCCCCCTGGTCGAGTTTTGGCACTATACAACGTAAAGCAAACGAGATTCGTTTCCTTAGCCACCTTATGAAAAGCCTTAATCCGGCAATCCCTGTTCTACCCATGGGCATCTTTCGATATTTCTGGGCAGTGGCCTATGTTTGCATAGGAGCCTCACCTAACGAGGAATATATGGTACCCACGAAGTATACCCCGATACGGTTGATGCTGTCAATGGGACGCTGTCACGGTGTTGTTCTTCTGTGACAATGTCACCCTATAACTGTTCTGAGATAATGTCACTATGGGACAGGAGATAATGACATTGACAAAAGCAGAAATGA
Proteins encoded in this region:
- a CDS encoding dihydrodipicolinate reductase, with the protein product MKEKIRVIQYGCGKMGLYFLRYLHEKGAEIVGAIDVNPNIVGKDAGEVAGLGLKLNVPVRADAEQVFKECDAQVCIIATTSLLSDTYAAFELAARHGVNAISTCEEAFYPWTTSPALTSRLDRLAKDNGCTLAGSGYQDVFWGNLITVLAGATHQITRIEGKSSYNVEEYGIALAEVHGAGLTLQEFEEKIASNNDLPSFMRNANEWLCSQFGWTIKSMDQQLVPMTHDQDLHSTTLGRTIPAGDATGMSAVVTTVTHQGPVIVTECIGKVYAEDEVDHNDWVIKGEPMTEVNISCPATVELTCATVVNRIPDLLQAPAGFYTTEKMAPAQYRTYPLHYYVK
- a CDS encoding MerR family transcriptional regulator: MDKLSIGRMAELNHTSVQTLRYYYKLGLLKPEFVDETTGYRYYSIKQCARLDLINYMKYLGMSLDNIMAWFDSEDIASIPAMLREQAALVDRKRKELEQMDKAIQVSIKNYDTYMNAPQDGQLVLQRIPACYPIGEVPKTARCLKTR
- a CDS encoding MgtC/SapB family protein produces the protein MIVMMMKLALALLFGLLIGLDRQMKQKQLGMRPSMVICIASCLLTIVSIEAFGKFGGADHPNMDPMRLAAQIVSGVGFIGAGVILRRSNEVISGLTSAALIWSASALGVAIGAGFYAEAICGVLLLIAAVNLVPILLKSLGSARLNRCDVSLKVVVESNPRMTELIRRIQKNHMPAPEEMASTDKAEFKIRHFKLKDLDSGRQRMDLVLSVPEHHYLTEIYYYIKKIDHVLSVEVEQL